One region of Kangiella marina genomic DNA includes:
- a CDS encoding glutathione peroxidase, producing MSTIYDYSAVLNNGQEVSLKDYQGKVLLIVNTASACGFTPQYEGLEKLYQEFEGQGLEILAFPCNQFGKQESGSNDEIKDFCDLNFKISFPLFQKVDVNGDSAHPLYHYLKKEATGVLGSKNIKWNFTKFLVDKNGKVIDRFGSVTKPEALKDSIKELL from the coding sequence ATGTCTACCATATACGATTACTCTGCAGTTTTAAATAACGGCCAAGAGGTTTCACTCAAGGACTATCAGGGAAAAGTGTTACTGATTGTAAATACGGCCAGTGCCTGTGGCTTTACGCCTCAATATGAAGGGCTTGAGAAGCTTTACCAAGAGTTCGAAGGCCAAGGACTGGAAATTCTCGCTTTCCCCTGCAATCAATTTGGAAAGCAAGAGTCTGGTTCAAATGACGAAATCAAAGACTTCTGTGACTTAAACTTTAAGATTTCTTTCCCGTTGTTCCAAAAAGTTGATGTTAATGGCGACTCTGCTCATCCGCTGTATCACTATCTCAAGAAAGAAGCAACCGGGGTACTGGGCTCAAAAAACATCAAGTGGAATTTCACCAAATTCTTAGTGGACAAAAATGGCAAGGTCATTGACCGCTTTGGCTCTGTAACAAAGCCTGAAGCCCTTAAAGACAGTATTAAGGAACTGCTTTAA
- the era gene encoding GTPase Era → MSDKPEEQSTFRCGYVAVLGRPNVGKSTLMNHILGQKVSITSRKPQTTRHRVLGIYTDDEAQILFVDTPGIHRKEARSINRYMNRAASSSMADVDVLLFVVDGTQWTDDDELVLEKLSHAKGKKILFVNKVDKLADKEDVLPHIAHITEQCDFDAVFPGSALRGHNLKELTQTLKQWLPEGDLFYPEDYITDRSERFMAAELIREKLMRSLGEEIPYSSTVEIEQFKFNDKGVLHISGLILVERSGQKAIIIGKGGQRLKQIGRDARIEMEELFDAKVFLELWVKVKDGWADDERALKSLGYDDYR, encoded by the coding sequence ATGAGCGATAAACCTGAAGAACAAAGCACTTTTCGATGTGGCTATGTAGCTGTTTTAGGACGGCCAAACGTTGGCAAGTCCACTTTGATGAACCATATTTTGGGGCAAAAAGTAAGTATTACCTCGCGCAAGCCGCAAACAACTAGGCATCGTGTGCTTGGAATTTATACCGATGACGAAGCTCAAATCTTATTTGTAGATACGCCTGGTATTCATCGTAAAGAAGCCCGCAGTATTAATCGTTACATGAATCGTGCAGCATCAAGTTCCATGGCCGATGTTGATGTTTTACTTTTTGTGGTTGATGGTACTCAGTGGACCGATGATGATGAGTTGGTGCTGGAAAAACTCTCCCACGCTAAAGGCAAGAAAATCCTGTTTGTGAATAAAGTGGATAAACTTGCCGACAAAGAAGACGTGCTGCCGCACATTGCACACATCACCGAGCAATGTGATTTTGATGCGGTATTTCCTGGTTCAGCACTACGCGGGCACAACCTTAAAGAACTGACTCAAACCTTAAAGCAGTGGTTGCCCGAAGGCGACTTATTTTACCCAGAAGATTACATTACCGATCGTAGTGAGCGCTTTATGGCTGCGGAGTTAATCAGGGAAAAACTGATGCGCTCTTTAGGCGAAGAAATCCCTTACTCGTCAACTGTCGAAATTGAACAGTTCAAATTTAATGATAAAGGTGTTTTACACATTAGTGGCCTAATTTTAGTAGAACGCTCGGGCCAGAAGGCTATTATTATTGGTAAGGGCGGGCAGCGCTTGAAGCAGATTGGGCGTGATGCAAGGATTGAAATGGAAGAGTTGTTTGACGCAAAAGTCTTCTTAGAACTTTGGGTCAAAGTTAAGGATGGTTGGGCTGATGATGAACGTGCTTTGAAATCGTTGGGGTACGATGATTATCGATGA
- the rnc gene encoding ribonuclease III, with product MSHRQQQIDRFCSHLGYQFSNRKLIEKALTHRSASNNHNERLEFLGDAVLGMVIAKALFAQFPKVDEGQLSRMRSSLVKGKTLAVIAKEINLGDYIHLGEGELKSGGFRRASILADAFEAVIGAVYLDSGFESANGLILELYGQRLSEMDPAEVKKDPKTRLQELLQSRQYSLPEYELLSVTGEAHQQTFEVVCIIPEKSIKTLGTGSSRRNAEQLAADKAFSELQKALAS from the coding sequence ATGAGTCATCGTCAACAACAAATCGATCGGTTTTGCAGTCATCTTGGCTACCAATTTTCAAACCGTAAGCTTATTGAAAAAGCATTAACTCACCGTAGCGCCTCGAATAACCACAATGAAAGGTTAGAGTTTTTGGGCGATGCGGTTTTGGGTATGGTTATCGCCAAAGCTTTATTCGCCCAGTTCCCCAAAGTCGACGAAGGGCAGCTTAGTCGCATGCGCTCGAGTTTAGTTAAAGGAAAAACGCTGGCCGTTATTGCTAAAGAAATTAACTTAGGTGACTATATTCATCTTGGTGAAGGCGAGCTTAAGAGTGGCGGTTTCCGCCGCGCTTCAATCTTAGCTGATGCCTTTGAAGCCGTTATAGGCGCAGTTTATCTGGACTCTGGCTTTGAGTCAGCAAATGGCTTGATTTTAGAGCTGTATGGCCAGCGACTCAGTGAAATGGACCCAGCTGAGGTCAAGAAAGACCCAAAAACACGCTTACAAGAATTACTACAGTCTCGCCAGTATTCGTTGCCTGAGTATGAGTTACTCAGTGTCACCGGCGAGGCTCACCAACAAACCTTTGAAGTGGTTTGTATTATCCCCGAGAAATCCATCAAAACGTTAGGCACTGGTAGCAGTCGCCGTAACGCTGAGCAATTAGCTGCTGATAAAGCATTTTCTGAATTACAAAAGGCGCTAGCGTCTTAA
- the acpS gene encoding holo-ACP synthase, which produces MAIFGVGTDIIALTRVERSLERHGDKFAQRILSARELDEYAIKRNKVAYLAKRFAAKEAISKALGTGMREGIDFKQLIIINDELGKPCVTLENQAKDWAERHNIENIHLSISDEKDTAVAFAITEQLTS; this is translated from the coding sequence ATGGCCATATTTGGGGTAGGCACTGACATTATTGCTCTAACTCGTGTCGAGCGATCGCTCGAGCGCCATGGCGATAAGTTCGCACAGAGGATCTTGTCAGCGCGTGAACTTGATGAGTATGCGATTAAAAGGAATAAGGTGGCATATTTAGCCAAGCGTTTTGCTGCCAAGGAAGCTATTAGTAAAGCCTTGGGTACAGGGATGCGCGAAGGCATTGATTTTAAACAGTTAATTATCATTAATGATGAGCTCGGTAAGCCTTGTGTGACGCTTGAAAATCAAGCTAAAGACTGGGCTGAGCGTCATAACATCGAAAACATTCATCTGAGCATCAGTGATGAAAAAGACACCGCTGTGGCGTTTGCTATTACTGAGCAGTTGACGTCCTGA
- the lepA gene encoding translation elongation factor 4 — MAYTDYIRNFSIIAHIDHGKSTLSDRLIQQCGGLTEREMAEQVLDSMDIERERGITIKAQSVTLNYTAKDGHTYQLNFIDTPGHVDFSYEVSRSLAACEGALLVVDAAQGVEAQTLANCYTAIEQDLEVVPVLNKIDLPAADPLRVMQEIEDIVGIEAMEAVQCSAKTGVGVEELLEAIVRDIPPASGDPDAPLQALIVDSWFDNYLGVVSLVRVKQGTIRKGDKMQIMSTGKSHLVDHVGIFTPKRHDTDILRAGEVGFIIAGIKEIQGAPVGDTITLAKEAADKPLPGFKKVTPQVYAGLFTVSSDDYESFRDALSKLSLNDASLFFEPENSTALGFGFRCGFLGMLHMEIIQERLEREYNLDLITTAPTVIYEVVNTDDEIVYVDNPSKLPPLSNIAEIREPICEANILVPQEHLGAVITLCVEKRGVQTRMQYAGNQVSLTYEMPMNEVVLDFFDRLKSVSRGYASLDYNFKRYQQDELVRLDILINGDRVDALALIVHKEQAQYRGRELVEAMKEIIPRQMFEVAIQAAIGNHVIARATVKALRKNVLAKCYGGDVSRKRKLLEKQKAGKKRMKQVGKVEIPQEAFLAVLNVGKDK; from the coding sequence ATGGCATACACCGATTATATTCGTAACTTTTCCATCATTGCTCATATCGATCATGGCAAATCGACCTTGTCCGATCGATTGATCCAGCAGTGCGGAGGCCTTACTGAACGTGAAATGGCGGAGCAGGTTCTTGACTCGATGGACATTGAGCGCGAACGGGGCATTACCATTAAAGCGCAAAGTGTGACGCTGAACTACACGGCCAAAGACGGCCATACATACCAGCTCAACTTCATCGACACGCCGGGACACGTTGACTTCTCATACGAAGTGTCGCGTTCTTTGGCGGCTTGTGAAGGAGCTTTGTTAGTGGTTGATGCGGCGCAGGGTGTGGAAGCACAGACGTTAGCTAACTGCTATACCGCCATTGAGCAGGATCTGGAAGTGGTTCCAGTGCTTAATAAGATCGATTTGCCCGCGGCTGATCCGCTTCGTGTGATGCAAGAAATCGAAGATATTGTTGGCATTGAAGCCATGGAAGCTGTGCAGTGTAGCGCCAAAACTGGTGTCGGCGTTGAAGAGTTATTGGAAGCGATTGTTCGAGATATTCCTCCAGCCTCTGGCGATCCTGATGCACCGTTACAAGCTTTGATTGTTGACTCTTGGTTCGATAATTACCTAGGCGTTGTGTCGTTGGTTCGAGTCAAACAGGGAACCATCCGTAAAGGCGACAAGATGCAAATCATGTCGACAGGCAAGTCGCATTTAGTCGATCACGTCGGTATTTTTACGCCAAAGCGTCATGATACGGACATACTTCGTGCGGGTGAAGTTGGCTTTATTATTGCGGGTATTAAAGAGATTCAGGGCGCTCCGGTTGGTGATACGATCACCTTGGCGAAAGAAGCTGCGGACAAGCCACTGCCGGGTTTCAAGAAGGTAACACCGCAGGTTTATGCAGGCTTGTTTACTGTGAGTTCGGATGATTATGAATCTTTCCGAGATGCCTTATCAAAATTGAGTTTGAATGATGCCTCTCTATTCTTCGAGCCAGAAAATTCAACAGCACTTGGCTTTGGTTTCCGCTGCGGCTTCCTTGGGATGCTGCACATGGAAATTATCCAGGAGCGACTAGAGCGCGAATATAACCTTGATTTAATCACCACGGCACCGACGGTAATTTATGAGGTTGTGAATACCGATGATGAAATCGTGTATGTCGATAACCCATCCAAGTTGCCGCCATTATCCAATATTGCAGAAATTCGTGAGCCCATCTGTGAGGCGAATATTTTAGTACCGCAAGAGCATTTAGGCGCGGTCATAACCTTGTGCGTTGAGAAGCGCGGTGTTCAAACTCGAATGCAGTATGCGGGAAATCAAGTATCTTTGACTTATGAAATGCCAATGAATGAAGTGGTCTTAGACTTCTTTGATCGGCTGAAGTCGGTAAGTCGCGGTTATGCGTCGCTGGACTACAATTTTAAACGTTACCAACAAGATGAACTCGTCAGGCTGGACATTCTGATTAATGGTGATCGCGTTGACGCCTTGGCACTAATCGTTCATAAAGAACAGGCGCAATACCGTGGACGTGAGCTAGTTGAAGCCATGAAAGAAATTATTCCGCGCCAGATGTTTGAAGTCGCGATTCAGGCAGCGATTGGTAACCATGTGATTGCGCGTGCGACGGTTAAAGCGTTGCGCAAGAATGTTTTGGCTAAATGTTACGGTGGTGACGTATCGCGTAAGCGTAAACTATTAGAAAAGCAAAAAGCTGGTAAGAAGCGTATGAAGCAAGTGGGTAAAGTTGAAATCCCACAAGAGGCGTTCTTGGCGGTGCTTAATGTTGGTAAGGACAAATAA
- a CDS encoding NAD(P)-dependent oxidoreductase produces MPSLNQKVIIITGASRGIGRSMALRFAKEGAIIVIAAKSDKPHPKLPGTIHTVAEEVEQAGGKAIPVALDVRKEIQVKKLCDRIGKEYGRIDAVINNAGAISLTKVEETSPKRYDLMQQVNSRAVYCLAHYALPYLKKADNPHILNLSPPVNLDEKWLKDFSPYTLSKYGMSILSKGMAAEFKPYGIAVNTLWPQTYIATAAIEFAVGSKDTLNYARKPEIMADAAYVVLTHPSNNYTGLWLIDEEVLKAAKVTNFSQYAYSPEFEAQIQKDLFLD; encoded by the coding sequence ATGCCTAGCTTAAACCAAAAAGTCATCATTATTACGGGCGCTAGCCGTGGTATAGGCCGCTCAATGGCGCTTCGCTTTGCCAAGGAAGGAGCGATCATCGTTATCGCCGCAAAATCCGATAAGCCACACCCCAAACTTCCCGGCACCATTCATACTGTAGCTGAAGAAGTCGAACAAGCGGGTGGCAAGGCGATTCCTGTTGCGCTGGACGTGCGCAAAGAGATTCAAGTTAAAAAGTTATGCGATCGTATTGGCAAGGAATATGGCCGTATTGACGCCGTGATTAATAATGCTGGGGCGATTAGCTTGACTAAAGTTGAGGAGACTTCTCCCAAGCGCTATGACTTAATGCAGCAAGTTAATTCACGTGCGGTTTACTGTTTAGCGCACTATGCTCTACCTTACTTAAAAAAGGCCGATAATCCACACATTCTAAACTTATCGCCGCCGGTCAACTTGGATGAGAAGTGGCTCAAGGACTTCAGCCCTTACACCCTATCTAAGTATGGTATGAGCATCTTGAGCAAAGGTATGGCTGCCGAGTTTAAGCCGTATGGCATTGCTGTGAATACTTTATGGCCGCAAACCTACATTGCTACAGCTGCTATCGAGTTTGCAGTTGGTAGTAAGGACACTTTAAACTATGCGCGCAAGCCGGAAATCATGGCAGATGCCGCCTATGTCGTTTTAACACACCCTAGTAATAACTACACAGGTTTATGGCTGATTGATGAAGAAGTGCTAAAAGCTGCGAAGGTTACTAATTTTAGCCAGTATGCGTATAGCCCTGAGTTTGAAGCTCAGATCCAAAAGGACTTATTCTTAGACTAA
- the recO gene encoding DNA repair protein RecO, with the protein MNNVEFVQSFVLHSRPFKESSLILELLTLDHGRCSVLARGVRGSKKNQKRALLQPFQPLVISWVGRSDLKTLKALEATAPSYSLMGIPSLSGLYMNELMIKLLIQWDPHPDIFDAYKRSLVRLSNKENPSVVLREFELELIDELGYGIDWQYDIDGEALDDNLDYGFLPEQGFAIIAKAPKEALKASGKHIKAIGKRDWELSGSLALARKLCRTIIDPLVGFKELNSRKLLQQTLAIQS; encoded by the coding sequence ATGAACAATGTTGAGTTCGTTCAGTCATTCGTCCTTCACTCGAGGCCATTCAAGGAATCGAGTCTTATTCTAGAATTACTAACCTTAGATCATGGTCGCTGTAGTGTATTAGCGCGTGGCGTTAGGGGCAGTAAGAAAAACCAAAAAAGAGCGTTACTACAACCGTTCCAACCGCTGGTAATCAGTTGGGTTGGGCGTAGTGATTTAAAGACATTAAAAGCGCTTGAAGCAACCGCACCAAGCTATTCGCTAATGGGGATTCCAAGTTTGTCGGGTTTGTACATGAATGAACTCATGATCAAGCTGTTAATTCAATGGGATCCACATCCTGATATATTCGATGCGTATAAACGCTCACTCGTTCGGTTGAGTAACAAAGAAAATCCTTCAGTCGTACTTAGAGAATTTGAACTTGAGTTAATCGACGAGCTTGGTTATGGCATTGACTGGCAATACGATATTGACGGAGAGGCGCTGGATGATAATCTTGATTATGGTTTCTTGCCAGAGCAGGGCTTTGCGATAATCGCAAAGGCGCCTAAAGAGGCGTTAAAAGCGAGCGGCAAACATATAAAAGCGATCGGTAAACGTGACTGGGAGTTGAGCGGTAGTTTGGCGTTAGCGAGGAAATTATGCCGTACCATTATCGATCCTTTAGTCGGCTTCAAGGAACTCAATAGTCGCAAGCTTTTACAACAAACACTTGCTATTCAATCATAG
- a CDS encoding M28 family peptidase: MKLKYFPIAIIVTCLTTLDVAANQTPSFSKKDLKIAAELRDQALEGSKDYEIVESLTTEVGPRMAGTPGDAAAVKWGVAKLKELGFDKVWTEPVTFPTWKRGVETAEVIAPYPQPLVITALGFSVATSEEGLTAEIVQFDDLDALEKAPDNAAEGKIVFIRNRMERARDGSGYGPAVAARGSGASEAAKKGALGILIRSIGTDTDRMAHTGMMRYEEGIEKIPAAALSAPDADLLENMIRRGKSVTVSMTIGAKSGDAYTSHNVIGEITGSEKPEEYVIIGAHLDSWDLGTGALDDGAGIGITAAAAKLILGLPQRPKRSIRVIMFANEEQGLVGGKAYADAHKDDVQNIITAAESDFGAGKIWRIDSKVKPEALPAVKQMVEVMKPLGIAYGNNEAGGGPDLIPLRGKGISVFSLRQDGTDYFDYHHTPNDTLDKIDPEALRQNTAAYVIFAYLSAQFDGDFGSGFHQK, from the coding sequence ATGAAACTGAAATATTTCCCTATAGCGATAATTGTTACATGCTTGACTACGCTAGATGTTGCCGCAAATCAAACACCGAGTTTCAGCAAAAAAGATTTAAAGATTGCTGCAGAACTTCGTGACCAAGCTTTAGAAGGCTCTAAAGACTACGAAATTGTTGAGTCCCTGACCACTGAGGTCGGGCCGCGAATGGCTGGCACGCCGGGTGATGCCGCTGCTGTAAAGTGGGGGGTAGCCAAGCTTAAGGAGCTCGGTTTTGATAAAGTATGGACTGAACCCGTCACCTTCCCAACGTGGAAGCGCGGGGTTGAAACTGCGGAGGTGATAGCACCTTACCCACAGCCGTTGGTGATTACAGCTTTAGGTTTTAGTGTGGCCACTTCAGAAGAGGGGTTAACCGCCGAAATCGTACAGTTTGATGATTTAGACGCTCTGGAAAAAGCACCCGACAATGCTGCTGAGGGTAAAATTGTTTTCATAAGGAACCGTATGGAGCGTGCTCGCGACGGTTCCGGCTATGGCCCTGCGGTTGCCGCCAGAGGCAGTGGTGCTTCTGAAGCAGCAAAGAAAGGTGCGCTAGGTATTTTGATTCGTTCAATCGGCACTGATACCGATAGGATGGCTCATACTGGCATGATGCGCTACGAGGAGGGGATTGAAAAGATCCCAGCGGCAGCACTGTCTGCGCCAGATGCTGATCTGTTAGAGAATATGATTCGTCGTGGTAAGTCGGTGACAGTAAGCATGACCATTGGTGCTAAAAGTGGTGATGCGTATACGAGTCATAACGTGATTGGCGAAATAACTGGCAGTGAGAAACCTGAAGAGTATGTCATCATCGGGGCCCACCTTGATTCTTGGGATTTGGGGACTGGTGCACTTGACGATGGTGCAGGGATTGGTATCACAGCGGCTGCTGCTAAATTGATACTGGGTTTACCACAACGTCCAAAGCGCTCAATTCGTGTCATTATGTTCGCTAATGAAGAGCAGGGGTTAGTTGGTGGTAAAGCTTACGCCGACGCTCATAAGGATGATGTACAAAACATTATCACCGCAGCAGAGTCAGACTTTGGTGCGGGAAAAATCTGGCGCATCGACTCGAAAGTTAAACCTGAGGCACTGCCTGCGGTGAAACAAATGGTTGAGGTGATGAAGCCGCTGGGTATTGCATACGGCAACAATGAAGCTGGAGGCGGCCCTGATTTGATCCCTTTGCGTGGCAAAGGCATTTCCGTCTTTTCATTGCGCCAGGATGGAACGGACTATTTCGACTACCATCACACGCCTAATGATACGTTGGATAAAATTGATCCTGAGGCATTAAGACAAAATACAGCTGCTTATGTCATTTTTGCGTAC
- the pdxJ gene encoding pyridoxine 5'-phosphate synthase, with protein MKNPILLGVNIDHIATVRNARGTNYPDPIQAAFVAEQNGADGITVHLREDRRHITDRDVEILAGTIQTRMNLEMAVTDEMLSIAEKVKPTYVCLVPEKREELTTEGGLDVAGQENKIKDACQRMEEAGIQVSLFIDADDKQIDAAARVGAPLIELHTGHYADAESEHLQELELVKIKRGVAHAVSQGIQVNAGHGLHYHNVQPIAAIKEVVELNIGHAIMGRALFSGLDSAVAEMKKLMVEARQWPYLG; from the coding sequence ATGAAAAATCCAATTCTACTAGGGGTCAATATCGACCATATTGCAACGGTTCGCAATGCTCGTGGCACCAACTATCCGGATCCCATTCAAGCAGCTTTTGTGGCTGAGCAAAACGGGGCTGATGGTATCACGGTCCACCTGCGCGAAGATCGTCGTCACATTACTGATCGTGATGTTGAAATATTAGCTGGAACCATTCAAACCCGAATGAATTTAGAAATGGCCGTTACCGATGAGATGTTGAGCATCGCTGAAAAGGTTAAGCCAACGTATGTTTGTTTAGTGCCAGAAAAGCGAGAAGAGCTAACGACTGAAGGTGGCTTGGATGTTGCTGGTCAGGAAAACAAAATAAAAGATGCTTGCCAAAGAATGGAAGAAGCAGGCATTCAGGTGTCACTGTTTATCGATGCAGATGATAAACAAATTGACGCTGCTGCACGAGTAGGTGCACCTCTGATTGAGTTACACACAGGGCATTATGCTGATGCTGAGAGTGAACATTTACAAGAGCTAGAACTCGTTAAAATCAAGCGTGGTGTGGCTCATGCGGTAAGCCAAGGAATTCAGGTTAATGCCGGACATGGCTTGCATTACCACAATGTACAGCCGATAGCTGCGATAAAAGAAGTTGTTGAGCTTAATATTGGGCATGCAATCATGGGTCGAGCGCTGTTCAGCGGCTTGGATAGTGCGGTTGCTGAAATGAAAAAGCTTATGGTGGAAGCTCGTCAATGGCCATATTTGGGGTAG
- a CDS encoding DUF4845 domain-containing protein — translation MFGRQQAKRNIMNRQYQNGMTAAGWLIIMAIVLFFMYLAIKLIPAYMEFFSIKSSLESVAEETNSNSSKSDLQRLISGRFSVNNIDIIKTDDVEIKDITGGKALYVEYENRISLFGNVSALVEFKHEEPLN, via the coding sequence ATGTTTGGTCGACAACAAGCGAAGCGTAACATCATGAATAGACAATATCAGAATGGTATGACTGCAGCCGGTTGGTTAATTATCATGGCTATTGTTTTATTTTTCATGTACTTAGCGATTAAGCTTATACCAGCTTACATGGAGTTCTTCAGTATTAAGAGCTCGCTTGAGTCGGTCGCCGAAGAAACCAACTCCAACAGTAGTAAATCTGACTTACAACGTCTTATTTCAGGCCGTTTTAGTGTGAACAACATCGATATTATCAAAACAGACGACGTAGAAATTAAGGATATCACTGGCGGCAAAGCTTTATATGTCGAGTATGAAAATCGTATTTCTCTATTTGGCAATGTCAGTGCCTTAGTCGAGTTTAAACACGAAGAACCTTTAAATTAA
- the lepB gene encoding signal peptidase I, translating to MPSIYFDFGFYLLVAALITGVVTLLDKFWWQKKRVEAGTVKYDEKGNEKYPGLIDICRSFFPIIFVVLLLRSFLYEPYRIPSGSMNPGLYDGDFILVNKFAYGIRLPAFNTKLIDISEPQRGDVIVFHPPHEPQQAYIKRLIGVPGDRIEWDRGTLTIIPQCTDATTTNGQGCDPITIQSEFVSDKVEDLVPQGEYFDTYQESINDNSHDLIYVSNGVSTGRVNSLDDRWTEVVPEGKYFAMGDNRDGSQDSRAWGFIHEEAIIGKAAYKWLFVTFTDEPVLFGKHLPKGISFSRAGVIN from the coding sequence ATGCCGAGTATTTACTTTGATTTTGGGTTTTATTTATTAGTTGCAGCCTTGATCACAGGAGTAGTGACATTACTCGATAAATTTTGGTGGCAAAAAAAGCGCGTTGAAGCGGGCACCGTTAAGTACGACGAAAAAGGGAATGAAAAATACCCAGGGTTGATTGATATTTGCCGCTCCTTCTTCCCGATTATTTTCGTGGTTTTACTGCTGCGCTCTTTTTTATATGAACCGTACCGCATTCCATCCGGAAGTATGAATCCTGGCTTATATGACGGTGACTTTATTTTAGTCAATAAGTTTGCCTATGGGATTCGCTTACCAGCGTTTAACACTAAGTTGATTGATATCAGTGAGCCTCAGCGAGGTGACGTGATTGTGTTCCACCCACCGCATGAACCGCAACAAGCCTACATTAAACGATTAATCGGTGTTCCTGGCGATCGGATTGAGTGGGACCGTGGTACTTTGACCATTATCCCTCAATGCACTGATGCAACCACGACCAACGGTCAAGGTTGTGATCCGATTACTATTCAATCGGAATTCGTCTCTGATAAAGTTGAGGACTTAGTGCCTCAAGGTGAATATTTCGATACCTATCAAGAATCGATCAATGACAATAGCCATGATCTTATTTATGTGAGTAATGGTGTCAGCACAGGCCGAGTCAATAGCTTAGATGATCGCTGGACGGAAGTTGTGCCTGAGGGAAAATATTTTGCAATGGGCGATAACCGTGATGGTAGCCAAGACTCCCGAGCATGGGGTTTTATTCATGAAGAAGCCATCATCGGTAAAGCTGCCTATAAGTGGCTATTTGTGACATTTACTGACGAGCCAGTTTTATTTGGCAAACATCTACCAAAAGGTATATCCTTTAGTAGAGCAGGCGTCATAAACTAG